The window GGCTCCGATCCAGATCCGGAATCGGCGTCCTCGTTCATGCACGCTCATTCCGAGACGGCCGAAATAAGGATTGTCCTCGGTGAATCGGGGTCGACTCGAGGTTCACAGCCAAAACGACCGTAGCCGTGTCCGTCAAGATAAAATAGCGCTGACGTATACTCCACGCTATGTCTTTCGACCGCGAACTCGGCCGACGGCTTGCCGTGGGTTCGATCGTCGTCTTCCTGTTCGCGCTGGTTGCCTACATCGCCGTCTCCTTTCTCGCAGTCATCGTTTTCGCGGTCTTTCTGTACTACGCCGTCAGGCCAATCTATCGCACGCTCGAGCGATTTGGACTGCCGAGGCGAATCCGTGCAATGCTGGCGCTCGTCCTCTTTGGCATCCCATTCATCGTCCTCCTCATGTACACCGTGGCGGTCATTGCCATCGAGACGCAGGTGTTACTCGAGGCCTACGACATCCAAGACGAGTTCCTCGATGAGCTGTTCACGGAAATCGATCTGACCGGGTTCGAATTCGAGGAGATCCAGGCAATGCTGGCGGAAGCGGCGACACAGGCATCGCTTGGGGTCGTCTTCGTGAGTCTCGTCGGGACGATCAGCGTCGTGAGCGGAGCGATCGTGCAGATGCTCATCCTCGTCGTGTTGACCTATTACATGCTCATCGACGGCCCACGACTGATGTCGTGGCTGCTGACCAACTACGACGAATCAGGCATCCTCCGAGCGTACAGAGACGGTGTCGATCCGGAGCTATCGATGACGCTGTTCGGGAATATCGTCAACGTGTTCGTGACGGCGATTGTGGGCGTCGTCACCTTCTACCTATACAACTTCTTCGCCCCACCAGCCGTTCACGTGCCGTTTCCGGCACTCGTCGGTGCGCTCGCCGGCATCGGCAGCCTGATCCCCGTCATTGGTATCAAACTCGTCTACGTCCCGGTGGCGATTCTGCTCGCGGTCAATGCCTGGATGACGGG of the Natronosalvus vescus genome contains:
- a CDS encoding AI-2E family transporter, whose amino-acid sequence is MSFDRELGRRLAVGSIVVFLFALVAYIAVSFLAVIVFAVFLYYAVRPIYRTLERFGLPRRIRAMLALVLFGIPFIVLLMYTVAVIAIETQVLLEAYDIQDEFLDELFTEIDLTGFEFEEIQAMLAEAATQASLGVVFVSLVGTISVVSGAIVQMLILVVLTYYMLIDGPRLMSWLLTNYDESGILRAYRDGVDPELSMTLFGNIVNVFVTAIVGVVTFYLYNFFAPPAVHVPFPALVGALAGIGSLIPVIGIKLVYVPVAILLAVNAWMTGDLSLLIPVGIFVAVSGVFVDFIPDFFIRAHISGKQTHTGMLLVSYIIGPVVFGFYGLFLAPILLILVINAVTVLLPYVLSGEQTDNRQTRLGEFTELSEDESIPSSRTVPASEEDGVALRR